From Deltaproteobacteria bacterium:
GACTTGGTATCCATCCCACTTCCGAGACCCGAAAAACTAATCGCGCCCGCCATCGGCGCCTCCTCTCACCCACACCCACTAAATACCGTCCCCGTCCAAAGCGAGGGGTACCCAAAGGTACCCCTCTATTTCGGCGGTGGGGTTGGTATTCCTAACTCTTAACCAATCAGCGACAATGCTGATTGCGGCAACGAGTTAGCCTGAGCCAACATCGACGTTCCCGCCTGAGATAGGATTTGCGAACGTGTAAACGCTGCTGATTCTTCAGCGACGTCGACGTCCTTGATACGAGAGTTAGCTGAAGCAGTATTTTCATGCATAATGCTCAAGTTACTCATAGTAGCTTCCAATCGGTTTTGGGTTGCACCCAAAGTACCCCGACTGGTGTTAATTGTTTGAAGCGCGGTATCCAGAGCAGCAATTGCTTTCTGAGCACCGGTAGAGCTTGTTAATAATTCGTCGTTAAGACCGAGCGAAGTAGAGCCACTGTTAGCAATCGAAACAGAGATTCGATCATTACCAGTGTTATTCATACCAACCTGGAAACTAACCCCGGCGGATACGCTACCATCAACAAGCTTTTGACCATTGTATTCTGTAACATTAACGACGCGGTCGAGTTCTGACTCAAGAAATTGGAATTCTTGGTCGAGATAACCACGCTCGGTAGCATCCATGGTACCTTCGTTAGAGGCTTGCACCGCTAACTCACGCATCCGCTGAACCATACCTGTCATCTCATTCAAAGCGCCTTCAGCGGTCTGAATAAGGCTAACACCATCGTTGGCGTTACGACTGGCTTGCTTCAATCCCTGCTCTTGAGCAGTCAACTGAGAGCTAATGGCGCTGCCTGCAGCGTCATCACCAGCCTTGTTAATACGAAGTCCAGAAGACAACTTTTCGATGTGTCCTGCCATCGCTTGGGTTGTCTTGTTTAAATTTGATTGTGCACGTAACGAAGTTACGTTGGTTACAACTGAAATTGCCATAAAGGTTCTCCTAAAAAGTTATTCGGCGCATGCATGCGCCTTATTTGTGTCGACATAATCTGTAAGCCCAACCCCACCAGGGCAAACTAATCATTTTGTGTCGACACCAGAACATCGTCGATGCTCTGAAGACCTTTAGGGATTTTTTTGAGAAACCTTTAAAGCCACAAGGTGGAGTTATTCCAGAGGGTTAGCAGAATAATACGGCTTACCACCCCATGCTTTGTTCTTTTTTTTTAATTAAACTTTCGCGATGTCGCGCAATTCGTCCTCTGCCGCATCCCACTTACCGAGGGCTACGATCAAAGTAGACTCGATAAAGGCTGCAACCTCGTCCGGAGACTCGGAGTCCACGACGACCGTTTCCAATGTACCCAGCGCATCGCCGAGGGCATTGTCAAACGCGACAACCTTTGGACCTTGAGTTCCTACTGAAGAACAAATCTGTTGAACCAAGCTTAGAAACACCTGCATATCGTTAAGAGTGGTCCACAGCATTGTGGCATCCTTATCTTTACGAATATCTGCAGCGGCCTGGCGCAAGTTGTCACACATACTGTTGACACTTGGTTTGAGAACATTAAGGGCACCCCGCAACTTACCTTCAAGCTCTTCTAGAAGCTTTTGAATGTCAGGCTGCTTGGGGTCAACCTCGGTTTTCTGAATCTGGTTTGCTAGAGCTGAATCTGTCACAGCTACCTCCAATGATTAATTTCCTACAGATAACGTTGCAGCTACCGTGCCAAACCTTGGGGAAATCCAAGCCGAAGCCTAGCCACTTGTTTTTATTAGGCTTTTTTGGTTTCCGGGGAAATAAAGGTTGCGACAGATTCATGACAAATTGCAGTTTAGAGCTAAATACTGTCGGAGAATTGACGAAAAGTTCGTTTACGTGAGGAGGTTGGCACCTGGAACGGTTCTGTAGATCTGGTCGAGCATACCGTTGAAGCCCGCGTTCACTTCAACCCAAGCCAATTCTTTACTGCCCCGGCCATCATCAACAATCCTGCCTGTTGCAAAAGCTGTTGGGAATTCCGGCAATCTCACCTCAAAAACACCATGTAAATTGGCACCGCCAGCCTCTACGAGAGCGCTGATCCGGCCAAGCTCCTGAGTGAAAACTTCTACACTCACGTTTTCTTTTTTAAGGACCATTCTGATTCTAATCGGAACCCTGAGTTCGCCAGAGCCGGAATCCACGCCCTGCTCACTTCGTGACTGTGCGGTCGGGAAACTTAAGGTAAGTTCCGTCCCGCCCACTTCCGAGGTTCGGACATCGACATACCCTTGATGGAGATGGCAAATACGCCTCACCAAAACCAAACCAAGACCTTTTCCAACACGAACGCCGTCCGCCTTGAGGGTTACCAAGTTCGTAGTTTCGAAAAGCTGGTCTACGACCTGAGGATTAATTCCCGGACCCTCATCGGAAATACGAATCGAGCATTCTCCTCGGTCACGCGTAATCAAGAGTCGGGCACGTCCGCCCAGAGGGCTAAAGTCTGCCGCATTGAGCACTGCATTGGTTATGGCACAGCGCAGCATAGGTTCGTTCCCAATGCACTCTATGGCTAAATCAGGGATCTGAGTCTCGAGTTCAACCTCTCGGGCACGAAAAGTCACGTCGTATTCCGCTACAATTGACCGGGCCAGCGCACAAATATCGACACGCTTATCACGAGGCATGTCATCCAAATCCTCACGTTCACTTACCCCTACTACGGCGCTCACCATTTCAGTCAGACGCTGACTGGCATCTTGCAATGACTCAAAGAGTTCAAGGCGCTCGGCTGGGTCTGTTGCGGATTCAAGAAAACTTAGAGAACTGTTGAATATCGTTAGAGGTCCTCTCATGTCGTGCGCAACCAACTTCAACAACTGCGGAATCGATTCGGCAGAAGCCGCAACCTGGCTTTGAGCCGCTGGAGCGGACGATTCCCCGGCAGAATCCAAGAGGCCGCGAACCGCCTCCCGCAAATCTTGAGAGCGAAACGGTTTAAGCAGGAGTAAGTTTGCTCCGGCATCTAATGCCGCTTGATGAGCCTGTGGGTCCGTTAAGGCGGTTAAGATACAAATCGGTAAATCTTTGAACCGGTCATCCGAGCGCAAACGACGGCAAACCTCAAAACCGTTGCGACGTGGCATCATCAGATCAAGCAGGAATAAAGCCGGGCATTCTTCCTCAGCGGCCTCAAGAGCAGCCTCACCATCTTTCACCCAAGTTACCCTGAAGCGTTGCTGGTCTTCCAGCACACGCTGGACCACATACGCGATGGTATGGTCGTCTTCGGCGAGTAATATCAATGGAAGTTCAGTAGATGCTTCAACCATAAATCGCGAGCGCTGCGCTCGTCCCCCTTAGGGTAAAACGTTAGCACACCTTGAAGGGAGGATGAAATCCCAGAAGGTTACCGGAAACCGCTATCGAGGCTGGAAATAATCTTTTGCGCCTGAGCCAGAGCGGCCTGGAGCCCGTATTGAGTCTCGGTAAAATTGGTGAAAGCCTCATGCGGATCTGCATCCACCACGGCTGCCTTCTGCTGCAGCACGTTGGCCTCGATCTCAGTTCTTAGGTCCTTACCGGACAACACTGTTTTCAAGTTAATGCCCGCGGTGCTCTGTGCGTTTATCAATTGCTTGTGTGAATCGGCTATCGCTCCAATGG
This genomic window contains:
- a CDS encoding hybrid sensor histidine kinase/response regulator; this encodes MVEASTELPLILLAEDDHTIAYVVQRVLEDQQRFRVTWVKDGEAALEAAEEECPALFLLDLMMPRRNGFEVCRRLRSDDRFKDLPICILTALTDPQAHQAALDAGANLLLLKPFRSQDLREAVRGLLDSAGESSAPAAQSQVAASAESIPQLLKLVAHDMRGPLTIFNSSLSFLESATDPAERLELFESLQDASQRLTEMVSAVVGVSEREDLDDMPRDKRVDICALARSIVAEYDVTFRAREVELETQIPDLAIECIGNEPMLRCAITNAVLNAADFSPLGGRARLLITRDRGECSIRISDEGPGINPQVVDQLFETTNLVTLKADGVRVGKGLGLVLVRRICHLHQGYVDVRTSEVGGTELTLSFPTAQSRSEQGVDSGSGELRVPIRIRMVLKKENVSVEVFTQELGRISALVEAGGANLHGVFEVRLPEFPTAFATGRIVDDGRGSKELAWVEVNAGFNGMLDQIYRTVPGANLLT
- a CDS encoding flagellin FliC — its product is MAISVVTNVTSLRAQSNLNKTTQAMAGHIEKLSSGLRINKAGDDAAGSAISSQLTAQEQGLKQASRNANDGVSLIQTAEGALNEMTGMVQRMRELAVQASNEGTMDATERGYLDQEFQFLESELDRVVNVTEYNGQKLVDGSVSAGVSFQVGMNNTGNDRISVSIANSGSTSLGLNDELLTSSTGAQKAIAALDTALQTINTSRGTLGATQNRLEATMSNLSIMHENTASANSRIKDVDVAEESAAFTRSQILSQAGTSMLAQANSLPQSALSLIG